The genomic segment TCGCCTTCGCCAGGCATCTGTCGGACGCCGGCGCCAAGATGTGGATCCGCCGAGTTCTCGTGCCGGGCTGGACCGACGGCCTGTCGGAGCTGCTGGCGCTTGGAGAATTCATCGGCGAGCTGAACGGCGTTGAGAAGGTAGAAGTGCTGCCCTACCACCGGATGGGCGTGTACAAATGGGAGCAGCTCGGCAGAGCCTACAGGCTTGAGGGCGTGTCCGAACCGTCGCCGGATGAGGTGGAGCGGGCTTACCGGTTGATCGAGCAAGGCAAGCGGGCGGCTAAGGCCGCCAGGTAATAGCGGACGGACGCTTCTCCCCGGCGATAATCGGCGGGGAAGCGTCTTCGTTCGTACCGCCGACGAAAAGTCGGCTTGACGGCGAGCATCGATTCGTATCCGGCCGCTCCTGTCGCTACCAATTGAAAGGAGAGGATGATAGATGTCCGCGGCATCCGTTACCGGCGCGATTCTAGCAGGCGGCCCGAAGGCGCTTTTGGGCGGAACGCTGAAAGCGCTTCTGCCATTGCAAGGAGAGGCAGCGATCGTCAGACAAGTGCGGGAAATGCGCAAGCTATGCAAGGAAATCATCGTCGTCACCGATACGCCGAAGCCTTTTTTCGACGTGTTGGATTCGTCCGTACGTATTATCACGGATTATTACCCGGGGCGAGGACCGCTCGGCGGCATGCATTCGGCGCTTCGTCTCGCGCGGAATCCGCTGGTATGGATCGCCGGCTCGGACATGCCGTTTCTTTCGGCGGAGGAAGCGCGCCGGCTAATGACGGGCTTATCGGATGGGGTTCAAGCGGTAATTCCCATCGTGAACGAGCGGCCGGTCCCGCTGCACGGGCTTTACGACAGCCGCTGCTCGGAGACGGTCGCCATGCTGCTGAACGCGGGCGGCGATAGCATGGAGGGCCTGCTTGGGCGGATACAGTGGCTGGGGGTGCCAACGGAGAGCGGGACGGACCAAAACGGGCCCGGATTTTCGTTCGAGATCCATAGCGAAGCGGACTACGAGCGCGCCCAAAGCCTGCTGCACATGGCTCGTTCCACCGGCTGACCCGGTCTCGTTTTCCACTGGCAGTCGCTATTTCGAACCGAATCAAACCGACGTGCGATCCTCATTGCAGGATTATGTCGTTTTGTGTTGAAATAGCTTAAGTACAGTCCGACTCCGGGGGAAAGTCATTCATGCATGCAACTGAACCGATCCATACATCCGCCAGAAAAGCAGCGCTGGGCGTTTGGGCGCTGCTTCTTGTCATTTTTATTATTCTCTCCGTTCCGATCGCTTGGAGCACGTCTCTATACGAGGACAGAATCGTGCGGAAAGCCGACCAGGACGCGGCCGCAGCGCTTGCCGCCCAAGCCAATTCGCTAAGGCTCGCAGTGGAGCGGAGGCTGCTGCTGTCGGAAAGTCTCAAGGCGTTCGCGGACACGGAGCTCATGAACGGCAAGGAGATCGACAGTGCGCGCTTTAACGAATTCGCGTCTCATTTCGTGCCTAGAATTCCGGACGTTCGCAATATATCCCTTTATCCGGACGGCATCGCGCGCTACGTGTATCCATCAGCGGGAAATGAAACGCTGTTCGGGCTTAACCTTTTCGAACACCCGGACCCCGAGGTCCGGGATAACGCGACGCGCACGATGAAGATGGATGGGGTTACCCTCATAGGGCCGCGAGAGCTGACGCAGGGCGGCATCGGCCTGTTGACGCGGCAGTCGATCTTCGTGAACGGCCGTTTCTGGGGTTTTGCCTCGATCGTACTGGACGTGCCGGCGCTGATTCGGGAGGGCATCCAGACTTCGGATACCGGGGAGCTCGATATCGCGCTGCGGGCCAACGGCCGCCTCCTGCTCGGCGACGAGAGCCTGTTCGATGGAGAGGGCTTGAGGGAGAGGGTCAAGCTCCCGGAAGGAGAATGGGCGTTCGCCGGGAAGTTGAAAG from the Cohnella hashimotonis genome contains:
- the mobA gene encoding molybdenum cofactor guanylyltransferase — protein: MSAASVTGAILAGGPKALLGGTLKALLPLQGEAAIVRQVREMRKLCKEIIVVTDTPKPFFDVLDSSVRIITDYYPGRGPLGGMHSALRLARNPLVWIAGSDMPFLSAEEARRLMTGLSDGVQAVIPIVNERPVPLHGLYDSRCSETVAMLLNAGGDSMEGLLGRIQWLGVPTESGTDQNGPGFSFEIHSEADYERAQSLLHMARSTG